taccAAACGGAACTGGGGTGTTTTACTCATTAAGATAAACAACATATGTTTTAAGAAGCGTTAAGTAATTATGGGTAAAAGGTGGATGAAGTGAGAAGTGCCAGAAGAAGATCGTTATACTAGTTTCTGTCTGTATAACAATATCCTATAAACTGatagtattttttaaataatttatttacataattttgcAAATTATCTCTTTTTGGATGTCGAATATGAAATTATTCAATTTGAATTCGAACTGACCTAATTTTCGAAATTATCTTATAAGACTGTATTTTGAAAACaagctttaagttttttttaactgaaactGTAAGTTTTGGAAAATATCTTTGGAAGACCCTATTGAAGTTGTTGAAAAGTAACTAAAATTCCTTTTCTTTTATGCTCTCCTTGGTAGGTATGAACAAATTACTCCATAAAACTGCTGgaaaattatcaattttatgttttttaatataattttgctTGAATATGAAGATGGAACAAGAAAGAAGAGCTTGGATCCTGacatttgtttttctatttgaaaacatttttggaaactacctataaagttatgttttttaacaaaataatcaATTTAACAAGAGTCTAAACAGTCAGCAACAATTTAGCTAATAAATTTatacgaaaattaatttaaaacccgtgttatattaaatttaaaatttgtatttgtcatGTTCATCAAAGTGGGAGCTGTCAGATTTGGATTTGACAGATTCGGTTACATCCCTATAAAGCTAAttgtttcaaattcaaaatttatgagttaaagcctagtacactgctgatgcgaaacgaaaaattttcaagtctctaaagtcgacaacaaacatgctaacgaaaaaatatcatcgagtattctgtcaaagtcaaaataaaaaaattcaaaatcaatttaaaaccaagaaaaatcaacagaaaataatttttaaagcaagaaataaatgaaaaaaaccgtcaacactgctcttggagtaaaaaaaaaggacaggacagtaaaaagtgacaaatgagcgaaaactctccaatttttcacTAGAGCTGcatactgaaaaacgaaaagcaaaacgaaattttccgttcaggatttcgctaacgaaattttgtatggaaaatgcttTACTTAGCATAATTCTCACTGAAACAAGAACAAAGAAATCCTCATTTCAAAAATCGTCCAATGTAAACGTTGACTTATTACCATCATATATGAATTAGATTGTTATGGCTGAATGCACCCAAACAGACAAAAAGTTGCATTTATGAACACGGCCATATTCCGCTAGCAGCTAACAGCTAACGGCGTAATATGTATGTACTCCTTCgtcacaaacaaatttaaattttaaattcagaaaTCACATCCATCttgttttttaaaggaaattccAAATTCGGCCATATTTTGCGccatatttaaataaacaatattttcaaatatataaaTAACTGTATAATTTatctataaataataaataaacaatcaatAGAAAACACCCTGTTTCAAGAATAGTGAAAGTTTGTTGGAACAAAAACTACACAAAATTTGTCAGAGTGAGTACCTCTGTACTACcttttattttcttagaaatgccaacattttagaaaaatatttccatAGTCGGTAAATTCTTTAGCCATTGCTAAAATGGATCAAAAGCTGCTTTCAAAATCACACGATCTACAAGAAAATGAATTGGTTTTCTTTACCGAAGACGATATTCCATTATGTGTTGATGCTGAAAACTTTTTAGTCTATGATTGCAAAGAAGATTCTCAAAATGCAAACTTTGCAAACGACGTTGAAGTTCTAACCGAAGCTGTTGGAGAACAACAAGCTCAAAATGTTCTATCAACTCCGCCGAAGATCCCAAAATACAATGATCATGTTAAAAAGCCTGCAAAACGTTGGTGTCAGAAAGAAGTCTGCATCAAAACAATTGAATCGGAATTTAAAGTTGTAATGTGGGTTCAAGATGATTCCGATCAATCTGACCACGAAGTTACAGAACCCACCGTCAAACGAAAGCCAAGAAAGATCAAACAAGAACCCCAAGTAGAGCAAAACTTTGAAATATCCGACCAATCACATGAAAATAATTTACCAAGCATCAAATGCACTATAAAATCATGCCGAATGTTGTTCAAAGACGTTACAAAACTACGCCAACACATTTCCCAACATTGTCTTGACCAACCAAATGTGGTCGGTTATTTGTGCACATTCGAAAATTGTCCAAAAGTCTTTAAAAGCATTTCAAGTCTACGTAAGCATATGCACACTCATGGCCCCAAAACAAAAGTATGTGCCGAGTGTGGCAAAGCTTTTATCGATAATTCCAAATTGAATCGCCATCTGGTGGTGCACACTGGAGATAAGCCATTTCAATGCACCTTTGAAGGATGTGGCAAACGTTTTTCGTTGGACTTTAATCTTCGAACTCATGCACGTATTCATACTGGCTATCGACCATTTGCATGTACGTTTGATGGATGTACAAAGAGATTTGCTCAATCGACTAATTTAAAATCGCATCAATTGATTCATTTGAAGAATGCTTACAAATTCAAAGATTCAGATAAATAATGATGTAATTGAAGCAAGTAGGtacttatgtacatatatttgatttttattattttttttaattattgatttATATAAGCTTGTgaattttgttatgttttctttttctgttaACTATTCGAACTAGATTTGGTTTGAAGTATTTATTGTTCAGGTTTTATCCAATAACTTGtattgaattattatttatgttttgtaaAGAAGTTgcattaaattatttctatttttttaacaaattgagtgtttattcaattcaaaatcttcgttacttttttaaacctatttttgtgaaggaaaatcATGCACATACCTATGTAcctatttctttttcaaattttttttattctttatttttaatttttatttgacttgaaaAGAATTACCAACACTTTTTACATCAGACCCGCATGCTTGCGTCTTTTTGCTCTTTATTGTTGATTTTGTATTACATATTACTTAAATAAACATGTAatatgcacgactggggtcgcacgtacttgctcttatgcttaaagtaactctaatgttaaagcaatttgtattcaagaaaattagggaaaatttaaattagcaatttaaaaaaacaaaaaataaaatctgtttttataatttattaaacgaCGTTtcaaatgatcttttacaaaaaaaaaacaaaccaagtatgcaattttatttattatataaaaaggaatttttagaaaaaaaatttcgaaaatcgttagagccgtttaaaaaaaaaaataatttttatttacgaATGCTAAACTTtccctatagtacctacctatatatcgcaagtaaaaattgaaaaatacttgCAATTACACAAAACTCGGGCCTAAACGGCTCAAACGGACATCGGATTCACGCATCGAAATACATAACCCCTGTGCGCCGCCATAATACTGTACTGTACTCTTCTAATATATAGTACAATTTTTAGTTGATGATTATATCATCATTCATTACATTAGGGTAGAAGGGGGTggatttgccaggatttaggaaaattgacttaacgcaaagttcttacgtttgttttaattttttttttatctgatattattattgactttattatcttcacttaaatatttttttcatgttgatatattaattgtttctatttttaataatttattcaaaaaaacgaaaagtgatgtggcaaagcctccccatgtgggaggctttgccacggtggtggggagggattgccagttacctaaatatcaaagttaatacaaataaaaccaataatcataaacaaaacttctttttagctgaaaatacGAAGAACTGATTGATTTTTTAGGATCCTGCCATCCTCTTTTGAGGAAGCTCGCTTCTGGCAAATTTACCCCATGGGTGCATTTGCCAGagcaaaacctacccaaaaacaaatggcaaatgcaccccacaagctaatctttcaaaaatttagttataacttttttataagttaaacagtaaaaaaataacttctacacagcatagtacacataattttcaaaagatatttgtatgaaaaagtaatttaacaagaCAAATATCTAAAATTTACGACGGTTATGTATCTTCAAATCTTGgttctcaacattaaaaaactaacacaagcgtctaatttatttcgtgtccagccaaaagctgtcaaactttgtggaaagttttcaatcataaatgtgcaacagaaaatgatttttcggtatttaatattcttttgGTTAGGAAAAAAACCTGGGGTGGCAAAGGTACCCCATtggcaaatgctcccccttctaccctacagcgatcaaattttaaataacgatATTTAATAGGATTTAAAAACCAAATGCCACACTAATGGATAGAATATTAATGAAAGAACATGATTTCCAAAGaatgttttcaatttaacaACCATTCTTTGttgaaaatgtatttcttatttttacttaTCCAAATCATAAGAAAAAcccaaacattttcaacaatttcTTATGTTGATTTCCAAACAACCAAACATTCGATCTGCAGTCgatttataataatttctttatttaaattttcaaaaataaattttttatattttttttaattaaattaaaaatgatgttAGCAACTTTTTCCATAGTGGAGATATGctgaaattatttcaaagctagcgtgaataaaaaaattgtaatcatATATATTTCATAGTTCAagtcttatgtcgttttctttcactccaatgagagtacccttttagtacttatttttgcacttttgaaggttttgtgttctttgacgccacaaaagtgtaaaaaaaaaattactccggagtaattttagaactacggagtaccccggatttactccacatttttagtcagatttacaccgatttgcacacacacttatgaatttgaagtttgacattttaaaaatttgtttgaaaagagaaaaatgcgaaaagtttttctttaaaattcttttgttattaacaagaacaaccattatgaatatatttcctattatattatattccgccatatatatttcttccatcatttcgttaattcttcactttttccaaatgaaattaaaaaaccgAATAAAACAGCCAGTGTtctttatcaataaaaaaaaaatcctgtgccagataaaaaaaaaatcccattttttttctgcgatgatgggatatttttattttacaatgatCAAACTATGGGTGTATATtaattaggctgaaaaaaaccgatcagaaatataatgaaaaatatactaaaagtaaaactaagtccgcttctacacgaagacgcaaagtgTGAaacgcacataagagcaagggagacataaagttcgaaaaaaagggaatgaagattttctaccgtgagtctccggaaaaaaaatttgtgactctttttgacgtttctcttttatcttgttcttttttttgctgttctactttattttatttcgtcggtCGTGCAGTCtgcttcgtcggttgtgtattatttgcgtgtatagtaacgtttttaatttattcaaaagttttcgttgcacatagaccCTACTggagttgttttattttgtttgtatattttggtgttttttttttttaaattaaaatacatagtctgcttCCACACGAaaacgtagacgcacaagatacACAGAATACGACGTGAAGAAGAGCGCGACGCACCgaagcgaaaatcaaaaggaaatttgaagataatttctgcgccttgagtcttcgtgtagaagcagacaaCGAACGCTTTTTATGCTTctatgttattaatattaatttttttttttcaattcataaaatttttcccTAGGGCtattatcactatttttttcaaggaaattatccatttttgccttgtcacacacacaattacaaaaaaataaattactctaattatgttctttcactccagcgaaaggagtaaaaatttagagtactccttaatagagtgaaagaaaacgacattattggttgcgttcctttgggaatatttatctactgttTAGTACTGCTTTGAACTATTTTTTCAATATGGCAAAAGTAATtcaaaagtagttttaagtacatACTTAGAAGTAGATAAAAGTTCCCactcccaaaggaacgcagcttttaaattcaatttccaTTATAATTATCTGTCAAAtgtcatacaaattttaaaatttcttgttttaaatttaattggttCTGATAAATTTGGGCTAAGAGATATTTCATTCAAAActctttttcaacaattttgatctTCTTGTagttttcttgttataagatTTTCGTATAAATTTTATCAATTCATAACAATGGTAtgatttgtttgtgttttagATCATTTTGTTTACAATTCAATTATTCCAAAgtaaatatcagtttttttctcGAGATATTTGTTTTGCATTTATAACGGTTATGTTTTGGTGTCCGTTTTCTTTAAATGAATCCATCTTTTCCCAATCccattgtaaacaaaattttaatttattaaaaaaattgtatttgtttaaaatttttgccagAATTTATCACCAAACAGAATTTGTATCATGTTAGAATccttttcctgttttttttattttaaaagagtgcgtctttgaaaagaattttttcttctaaTCACGAAATACtcatatgtacttttttttagaggttTATTAGTGCCTTTCCCCTTAACATTTTAACACCAACTACGGTTTTTCTTTTTGCATGTTAGGAAAACTCAAAGAATATTGacattcaattttgtatatttaaaaaaaaagtttaggtaGACctaatatttacaattttaagtAACTTAATCAATATAATGATagtataaaattcaataaatttttcataaaattaaaaaaaggagtgtaaataaaattcatagttttttcaacaataatatttctggtaaataaattttctttaacttCTCTTCAACGAATGcctcatgtttttgttttattgctaCATTCTCGTTTTTAAAATCACTTTTATAAAATCTGATAGCTTCCTTCTCTGAAAAGTAttccaattcaaaatatttacaatCTTCGGCAACATCGATCTTGTTGCTATAAAGAAGTAATTTTCTTAGCCATTCTACTGGCAACAAAAGTTGTTTACTGCTATAGGCGGAAGCAAATATTAAGAACACttgcctataaaaaaaaagaaaatgttaaagaaaattgtatttaaataacAAAGTTCAAATTACCTTCTTATAATTTGTAATTTAAGAGAAGCTATTGCACATAATATATGAGGAAGACGAGCTATACCCTGAAGGACTTTGTAAAAGTTTCCCTGAAAATGATTAAGGGCAATAGAATATACTCCAGCGAATACAGGATCGGTTTTTATTTCCGCAGGCAAATGAGCACTTCTTTTGAGTGCTTCTATTGATCCCAAATTAAACAACTGGTAGATGGATTCGATAAAATTTCTGCTACGAATTTCACTTAAATTCATTTTATCAAAACCAGATTCTGCATGAATTTCGTCATAACAGCAGAGCACTCTTTTGAGACATTCTTGCAAATGTTGTTCACAAATCTTTGGATCGAAGTTATCAACTGATTCTTCGCATAATCTTAAATCGAGGTCAGATTATAAGTTTTGTAATagttagaaaatttaaaatatatttatacaaaCCTGTAACGACTGTAAGCTAAAAACATAATCATAGGTTCCAACAGTCTTATGGTTGCCTTTGCATCATAATTTTGCATAACAATCTCTTGCCTTATAGCTCTTAGACGGTCGAATACAAAATCATAGACATAATTAAAGGGTCTTCGTTTATCAAGTGTTATTCTGAAAGGAAACTCTTGAatgaaattcaaagaaaaagacGTTCTTTTTCTTACTCTTTTAAAAGGTATTCTACTGTCTTGTTTAGTGAACGTTGTGTACGGAGATCTTTTTTTCTAGGTATTTTTATCCCGGCCGCTGAGCGGGAAAATGACTTGACAAGGATGCCAGGGACATTCTTTTGGCCAGGTTTGCATTCATAGAAATGAAGTAATCTTTCTTTTGTTCggcttaaattaaataaaaagtttagttACTTTGGTGTGAATAAGGTTTAGATTGAAACTTACAGTTTTACTTCTTGTTCTGGACACATTTCCTCACATGTCCCTTGGACAAACTCtggcatttttattatttttatttaaattttttttgtttaaattaatttcataaattttttgccagaagccaaaaaaatataacttccgAAAGATGCTAAAAACGAACAGCTGTGTAATGTCAAACAAACTAGTACAGTACGAAACGAAATATAATTCGGAGTTGTGAAACTCCGAAAAGTGTTGTTCATcgccatggtataaaaagagaaggtaggatcattagaaaaaactcagtatcgagaactgtcaaaacttatggctacttaaggttttgaca
This DNA window, taken from Episyrphus balteatus chromosome 2, idEpiBalt1.1, whole genome shotgun sequence, encodes the following:
- the LOC129911002 gene encoding transcriptional repressor protein YY1, producing MDQKLLSKSHDLQENELVFFTEDDIPLCVDAENFLVYDCKEDSQNANFANDVEVLTEAVGEQQAQNVLSTPPKIPKYNDHVKKPAKRWCQKEVCIKTIESEFKVVMWVQDDSDQSDHEVTEPTVKRKPRKIKQEPQVEQNFEISDQSHENNLPSIKCTIKSCRMLFKDVTKLRQHISQHCLDQPNVVGYLCTFENCPKVFKSISSLRKHMHTHGPKTKVCAECGKAFIDNSKLNRHLVVHTGDKPFQCTFEGCGKRFSLDFNLRTHARIHTGYRPFACTFDGCTKRFAQSTNLKSHQLIHLKNAYKFKDSDK
- the LOC129910107 gene encoding germinal-center associated nuclear protein produces the protein MPEFVQGTCEEMCPEQEVKLRTKERLLHFYECKPGQKNVPGILVKSFSRSAAGIKIPRKKDLRTQRSLNKTVEYLLKEITLDKRRPFNYVYDFVFDRLRAIRQEIVMQNYDAKATIRLLEPMIMFLAYSRYRLCEESVDNFDPKICEQHLQECLKRVLCCYDEIHAESGFDKMNLSEIRSRNFIESIYQLFNLGSIEALKRSAHLPAEIKTDPVFAGVYSIALNHFQGNFYKVLQGIARLPHILCAIASLKLQIIRRQVFLIFASAYSSKQLLLPVEWLRKLLLYSNKIDVAEDCKYFELEYFSEKEAIRFYKSDFKNENVAIKQKHEAFVEEKLKKIYLPEILLLKKL